In one Photobacterium swingsii genomic region, the following are encoded:
- a CDS encoding beta-N-acetylhexosaminidase yields the protein MLKRSLLSCVVIASLTACSSISPAQSSVNQLAENLDINYTVITNQGADDGLACKELQAEWASCNKVNMTLTNTGEAVNSTDWTIYFHSIRLILDVENDQFKITRVTGDLHKLEPTDKFDGFAAGEEVVIPLVAEYWQLFETDFMPGAFVTAPGAEVRNIISLDTQDTGEYVDEIIGVQLKRTLADNNVVATANTRFEKNADVTAVDATAHIIPTPLKTTRTYKKVDLANGISITASGIDADQIAALNQRAELLGIETAGEYPVSVTVDKHQFKDGVSGAYKLDITQNKTSVVAFDTAGAFYGVQSLLALVNLDTTEIPTLNIEDAPRFEYRGVMVDVARNFHSKAAILATIDQMAAYKLNKLHLHLTDDEGWRLEIPGLPELTDIGGKRCFDESETRCLLPQLGSGADSNNFGSGFFTTEDYVEILTYAKNRSIEVIPEIDMPAHSRAAVMSMEARYARLAAEGRMDEANQYRLMDPKDESNVTTVQFYNKQSFINPCLDSSATFVDKVITEVAAMHKAAGVPLSTWHFGGDEAKNIKLHAGFQDINDKEKIAWKGDLDLSKQDFPFAKSPQCQSLIASGEVADFEHLPSHFAEQVSKIVADKGIPHFQAWQDGLKHSKDADAFATESVRANFWDTLYWGGGASAYEWADKGYDVVISNPDYVYMDFPYEVDAKERGYYWATRATDTRKMFGFAPENLPQNAETSVDRDGNGFESAGTVTPKKPFYGLSAQLWSETVRTDEQYEYMVFPRVIAAAERAWHQASWENEYKAGIKYSQETNRVNKQAQLSDWTKFASAMGQRELAKLERAGIDYRLPIPGAEVANGELSMNISFPGVTLQYSVDGGKTWVEYNNANKPKVTGEVQIRSASFTGERVSRVTSVN from the coding sequence ATGTTGAAAAGAAGTCTGCTTTCTTGTGTTGTTATAGCGAGCCTAACGGCTTGTTCCTCTATATCGCCAGCACAATCAAGTGTTAATCAACTGGCTGAAAATCTTGATATAAATTACACAGTGATTACCAACCAAGGCGCAGATGACGGCCTTGCTTGTAAAGAACTTCAAGCTGAATGGGCATCATGCAACAAAGTAAACATGACGCTAACAAATACAGGTGAAGCCGTTAATTCAACTGATTGGACAATCTACTTCCACAGTATCCGTTTGATCTTGGATGTTGAAAATGACCAATTTAAAATTACCCGCGTTACTGGTGATTTACATAAACTAGAACCGACAGATAAATTTGATGGTTTTGCGGCAGGCGAAGAAGTCGTGATCCCTCTAGTGGCTGAATACTGGCAACTCTTTGAAACTGACTTTATGCCAGGGGCTTTCGTCACTGCCCCTGGCGCAGAAGTACGTAATATTATCTCTTTAGATACACAAGATACGGGTGAATACGTAGATGAAATTATCGGTGTTCAATTAAAACGTACGCTTGCTGATAATAACGTCGTCGCCACTGCTAATACTCGTTTTGAAAAAAATGCTGACGTAACAGCTGTTGATGCAACGGCTCATATTATTCCAACGCCTTTAAAAACCACACGAACGTATAAGAAAGTTGATTTAGCGAACGGAATCTCTATTACTGCAAGTGGTATTGATGCAGACCAAATTGCAGCGTTAAACCAGCGTGCGGAATTACTAGGGATAGAGACAGCTGGTGAATACCCTGTATCCGTCACTGTCGATAAGCACCAATTTAAAGACGGTGTATCAGGTGCTTATAAGCTCGATATCACGCAGAATAAAACAAGCGTTGTAGCATTTGATACAGCAGGGGCATTCTACGGTGTTCAATCCTTACTTGCGCTCGTCAATTTAGATACCACTGAGATCCCAACCCTAAATATTGAAGATGCTCCACGTTTTGAATACCGTGGTGTCATGGTTGATGTGGCACGTAATTTCCACTCAAAAGCAGCAATTTTAGCGACTATTGATCAAATGGCCGCCTACAAACTAAACAAGCTACACCTTCATCTAACTGATGATGAAGGCTGGCGTTTAGAAATCCCTGGGCTTCCTGAGCTAACCGATATTGGGGGCAAGCGCTGCTTTGATGAGTCAGAAACACGTTGTTTGTTGCCACAATTAGGCTCTGGCGCAGACTCGAATAACTTTGGTTCGGGATTCTTCACGACAGAAGATTACGTTGAAATCCTAACTTACGCCAAAAACCGTAGCATTGAAGTGATCCCTGAAATTGATATGCCCGCTCACTCACGCGCCGCTGTTATGTCAATGGAAGCGCGTTACGCGCGTCTTGCTGCAGAAGGTAGAATGGATGAAGCGAACCAATACCGCTTGATGGATCCAAAAGACGAATCAAACGTCACCACGGTTCAGTTCTACAATAAGCAAAGTTTCATCAACCCCTGCCTAGATTCATCTGCAACCTTTGTAGATAAAGTGATCACTGAAGTCGCGGCCATGCACAAAGCCGCTGGTGTACCGCTATCCACATGGCACTTCGGTGGTGATGAAGCGAAAAACATCAAGCTTCATGCGGGTTTCCAAGATATTAATGACAAAGAGAAAATCGCTTGGAAAGGTGATTTAGACCTGTCGAAACAAGATTTTCCGTTTGCTAAATCACCACAATGTCAGTCGCTGATCGCAAGCGGTGAAGTGGCGGATTTCGAACATCTACCAAGCCATTTTGCAGAGCAAGTCTCTAAGATTGTTGCGGATAAAGGCATCCCACACTTCCAAGCATGGCAAGATGGTCTGAAACACTCGAAAGATGCAGATGCATTTGCAACAGAGTCAGTGCGAGCTAACTTCTGGGATACATTGTACTGGGGCGGTGGTGCGTCAGCTTACGAATGGGCAGATAAAGGCTACGATGTTGTTATCTCCAACCCAGACTACGTTTACATGGACTTCCCATACGAAGTTGATGCGAAAGAGCGTGGTTACTACTGGGCAACTCGTGCAACTGATACCCGTAAAATGTTCGGGTTTGCACCTGAAAATTTACCTCAAAATGCGGAAACATCAGTAGATCGTGACGGTAATGGCTTTGAAAGTGCAGGCACAGTTACACCGAAGAAACCTTTCTATGGGCTATCCGCACAACTTTGGTCTGAAACAGTCCGTACCGATGAACAATACGAGTACATGGTGTTCCCACGTGTAATAGCTGCTGCTGAGCGCGCATGGCACCAAGCGTCTTGGGAAAATGAATACAAAGCAGGTATTAAGTACTCGCAAGAAACCAACCGAGTGAATAAACAAGCGCAACTGTCTGATTGGACGAAGTTCGCAAGCGCTATGGGTCAGCGTGAACTCGCTAAGCTTGAAAGAGCAGGCATTGATTACCGTCTACCAATCCCAGGCGCAGAAGTTGCGAACGGTGAACTCAGCATGAACATTTCATTCCCAGGCGTAACGCTACAATACTCTGTCGATGGCGGTAAAACATGGGTTGAATACAATAATGCGAACAAACCAAAAGTAACGGGTGAAGTGCAAATTCGCTCTGCGTCTTTCACTGGCGAACGTGTTAGTCGAGTAACTAGTGTTAACTAA
- a CDS encoding paraquat-inducible protein A, with the protein MAHRFSTKAKLACEECGLVMSVPELHEGDKASCPRCHHGVVKQIEQPFQRPIAFGIATLVMLALSVSFPFMSFSVQGLNQNITLFHAAQMLQHFENSLLALLLLLTVIVLPGCFIVMVMYLYRQAQLIQQSTVARGNIKTVKRVARFVFHIEPWLMVDVFLIGVLVSLIKIASLADVGLGMSFWAFCIYTGLVVKFVSMVDRTWLWHHIDPLQPLKGVEAGDSHASGNHESCHVCAQLNPPVVASETHKHTQCFRCGSRLHPYNPASSLQRAWALLLTSMVFYIPANLYPMMYTVSLGQTEGSTIMGGVVLLWKLGSYPIAFVIFFASVIIPLAKMMALVWLFIHAKRGNQSSAQQSIQSLKIYRMTEFIGRWSMIDIFVVAILVALVQLQNLMAIFPGPAALSFAAVVVFTMLSAMSFDPRVFWTQHTKARGPLTSTSDIQSNGNNDVLLPFNENKHYE; encoded by the coding sequence ATGGCGCATCGTTTTTCGACAAAGGCCAAACTCGCTTGCGAAGAGTGTGGGCTTGTCATGTCTGTTCCCGAGCTTCATGAAGGCGATAAAGCATCATGCCCACGTTGTCATCATGGCGTGGTTAAACAGATCGAGCAGCCGTTCCAGCGGCCGATTGCTTTTGGTATAGCGACCTTGGTGATGTTAGCGCTTAGCGTTAGCTTTCCATTCATGTCGTTTAGTGTGCAAGGGCTAAATCAAAATATTACCTTGTTCCATGCTGCACAAATGCTTCAACATTTTGAAAATAGCTTATTGGCTCTTTTGTTATTGCTGACAGTGATTGTTTTACCGGGCTGTTTTATTGTGATGGTGATGTATTTATATCGTCAGGCTCAGCTTATTCAGCAGAGCACAGTTGCTAGAGGAAATATCAAAACAGTGAAACGTGTCGCTAGATTCGTTTTTCATATTGAACCTTGGTTGATGGTTGATGTTTTCCTGATTGGCGTTCTTGTGAGCTTAATAAAGATAGCTTCGTTAGCGGATGTTGGCTTAGGGATGTCGTTTTGGGCGTTTTGTATTTATACCGGTTTAGTGGTTAAGTTTGTGTCTATGGTGGATCGCACATGGTTATGGCACCACATCGATCCTTTACAACCATTAAAAGGGGTGGAAGCTGGAGACAGCCATGCCTCAGGCAATCATGAAAGTTGCCATGTCTGCGCACAACTTAACCCGCCTGTTGTGGCGTCAGAAACGCATAAGCACACCCAATGCTTTCGGTGTGGGAGTCGGTTGCATCCTTATAATCCCGCCAGTAGTTTACAGCGGGCATGGGCGTTATTACTGACATCCATGGTGTTTTATATTCCCGCTAATTTATACCCCATGATGTACACCGTGAGCTTAGGACAAACCGAAGGCTCAACGATTATGGGCGGCGTTGTTCTATTGTGGAAATTGGGATCTTACCCGATTGCGTTCGTGATATTTTTTGCCAGTGTGATTATTCCACTTGCTAAAATGATGGCGCTTGTGTGGCTGTTTATTCATGCTAAACGGGGTAACCAAAGTTCAGCGCAGCAATCTATACAAAGCTTAAAGATTTACCGAATGACGGAATTTATCGGTCGTTGGTCCATGATTGATATTTTCGTGGTCGCTATTTTGGTGGCGTTGGTGCAGTTACAAAACCTGATGGCGATTTTCCCCGGCCCTGCAGCGCTATCTTTTGCCGCTGTCGTAGTATTTACCATGTTATCTGCCATGAGTTTTGATCCTCGTGTGTTTTGGACTCAGCACACCAAGGCAAGGGGACCATTAACATCAACTTCTGATATACAAAGCAATGGCAATAATGATGTGTTATTGCCTTTTAATGAGAACAAGCACTATGAGTGA
- a CDS encoding bifunctional metallophosphatase/5'-nucleotidase, with the protein MTFSKPLIAMSITLALTGCSLSSAPSDDAFTLTVAHINDTHSNFDPVKSSFKANDTLVYNEFGGYPRLQTMAEEYKQAAAEKDESFLFLHGGDAWQGSAYFKLNEGAMNAELLSRMGLDAMALGNHEFDLNNAKLNKFISDINFPVLAANVDISKDPDLKGQTNLKPFVVFAFDGNDKVEVKDLSNLPTDKDLVAVFGIALDDMPNLSPNTGKVEFHNMVESSQATVDMLKAKGINNIVAVTHIGNAVDLDVASKVNGIDLIVGGHSHTLLGDFTNIGHDHTGTYAQMVTNPNGTSQTCVVQAGQYAQAIGQLEVSFDKQGDVTSCAGLNTLLSNDEYYHSPMREAESKFNAADSAKVVDFIEGEDNITITDEETSMRSLIDTKYKPAVDKAYGKVIAQVPEEINHERRPGDKGTDEHGSDVAVLIAAGQYYWANTPEVKAVTGMDVDFALIGAGGIRTNIEAGEYREGNVALEMLPFSNFMSVLPVKGKDIKALIEGTITATLPAGAHAGKFPYGGHIRYQFTETKANLSGKLDFVEVMTGTASNPTWTPLQDNKTYNIAVNNYNATGNDGWTPLFKAQQKNSGRVDLAYVDGKLTGFKVKNIDEVNGKYKVRYEGKAPNCKAANTRCNTDAQAMIDYIANEMPVITPQSYEVVTFKRAM; encoded by the coding sequence ATGACGTTCTCCAAGCCTCTTATCGCGATGTCTATCACATTGGCACTTACAGGCTGCTCTCTTAGTTCTGCACCATCTGATGATGCTTTCACTCTAACCGTTGCTCATATCAACGACACCCACTCAAATTTCGACCCTGTTAAATCCAGCTTTAAAGCAAACGATACACTGGTTTACAACGAATTTGGTGGCTACCCTCGCCTTCAAACAATGGCAGAAGAGTACAAACAAGCAGCCGCTGAAAAAGATGAAAGTTTCTTGTTCTTACACGGCGGTGATGCATGGCAAGGCAGCGCATACTTCAAATTAAATGAAGGTGCGATGAACGCTGAGCTACTAAGCCGCATGGGCTTAGATGCAATGGCACTAGGTAACCACGAATTTGACCTTAATAACGCGAAACTGAATAAATTCATTAGCGATATTAACTTCCCTGTTTTGGCTGCAAACGTAGATATCAGTAAAGACCCAGATCTTAAAGGCCAAACAAACCTTAAACCTTTTGTGGTATTTGCCTTTGATGGTAACGATAAGGTCGAAGTTAAAGATCTGTCTAATCTACCAACAGACAAAGACTTAGTTGCTGTATTTGGTATCGCACTTGACGACATGCCAAACCTGTCACCAAACACAGGTAAGGTTGAATTCCACAACATGGTGGAGTCATCACAAGCAACGGTTGATATGCTAAAAGCAAAAGGCATCAACAATATCGTCGCGGTTACGCACATTGGTAACGCGGTTGATCTAGATGTTGCATCAAAAGTAAATGGCATCGACCTGATTGTTGGTGGTCACTCACATACCCTACTGGGCGACTTTACTAACATTGGCCACGACCACACCGGCACTTACGCACAAATGGTGACTAACCCGAACGGTACGAGTCAAACATGTGTTGTTCAAGCGGGCCAATACGCGCAAGCAATCGGTCAACTTGAAGTAAGCTTTGACAAGCAAGGTGACGTAACCTCATGTGCAGGCTTAAATACCCTATTAAGTAACGACGAGTACTACCACTCGCCAATGCGTGAAGCTGAGAGTAAATTTAACGCGGCTGACAGTGCAAAAGTTGTCGATTTCATCGAAGGTGAAGACAACATCACTATCACCGATGAAGAAACCTCTATGCGTTCACTGATCGATACCAAATACAAACCAGCAGTTGATAAAGCTTACGGTAAAGTGATTGCACAAGTACCAGAAGAAATTAACCACGAACGCCGCCCTGGTGACAAAGGCACAGACGAACATGGTTCTGATGTGGCTGTCTTAATTGCAGCAGGCCAATACTACTGGGCAAACACACCAGAAGTAAAAGCTGTGACAGGTATGGACGTTGATTTCGCATTAATTGGTGCTGGTGGTATCCGTACGAATATTGAAGCCGGTGAGTACCGTGAAGGTAACGTTGCCCTTGAGATGCTACCATTCTCTAACTTTATGTCAGTACTACCTGTTAAAGGTAAAGACATTAAAGCATTAATTGAAGGCACTATTACAGCAACTCTTCCTGCAGGTGCGCACGCTGGTAAATTCCCATACGGTGGCCACATTCGTTACCAATTCACTGAAACGAAAGCGAACCTAAGCGGTAAGTTAGATTTCGTTGAAGTAATGACAGGTACAGCAAGTAACCCAACATGGACGCCATTACAAGATAACAAAACCTACAACATTGCAGTGAACAACTACAATGCAACAGGTAACGATGGCTGGACTCCACTGTTTAAAGCACAACAGAAGAACTCTGGTCGTGTTGACCTTGCCTATGTTGATGGCAAGCTAACGGGCTTTAAAGTGAAGAATATTGACGAAGTGAACGGTAAATACAAAGTTCGCTACGAAGGTAAAGCACCGAACTGTAAAGCAGCAAACACCCGCTGTAATACTGATGCACAAGCAATGATCGACTACATCGCCAATGAGATGCCAGTGATCACACCGCAAAGCTATGAAGTAGTTACATTCAAACGCGCAATGTAA
- a CDS encoding HEAT repeat domain-containing protein, producing MIKLNTSLLLLVLLFSFGARTEDSNERLVVQIPDLSFCLNKKGHYYDSDECLKLIYGFNNDLNHYWGNSDDKKDAIILFHEMWENKFNEEIYTLPIVKLNLVYLLGQAKWFDYDVVPNDELRTYALLQLASQDLMTVSAAISALSIVGEAQDTDILREIVLTERKGVSEKSLSAIVMLLKHHNKVSPFMVELLPHIKRGSLRTIIKSYI from the coding sequence ATGATAAAATTAAATACTTCATTATTATTGCTTGTTTTGTTGTTCTCATTTGGAGCTAGAACAGAAGACAGTAATGAAAGGCTTGTGGTACAGATTCCGGATCTAAGTTTCTGTTTAAATAAAAAAGGTCATTACTATGACAGTGATGAGTGTCTAAAGTTAATATATGGATTTAATAATGATTTAAACCATTATTGGGGAAATAGTGATGATAAAAAAGATGCTATTATACTTTTTCATGAGATGTGGGAAAATAAATTCAATGAGGAAATATATACTTTACCCATAGTAAAATTGAATTTAGTTTATCTGCTTGGTCAAGCAAAATGGTTTGATTATGATGTAGTACCTAATGATGAACTTCGTACATATGCACTTCTTCAGCTAGCAAGCCAAGATTTAATGACGGTATCAGCGGCAATCAGTGCATTAAGCATTGTTGGGGAAGCTCAAGATACGGATATACTCAGAGAAATTGTTTTAACTGAAAGAAAAGGAGTTTCTGAGAAATCTTTATCGGCCATTGTTATGTTATTAAAGCATCACAATAAAGTATCGCCTTTTATGGTGGAGCTTCTTCCTCATATAAAGCGGGGTTCTTTGAGAACGATTATAAAATCATACATATGA
- a CDS encoding PqiC family protein has protein sequence MKTWLVGGLTAITLLTGCSSQPEVTRATYLLPSISNSMVATHSTPLGQSQALLVVRPVEMAAHLAGMGLVYQVSETEIVQAQQNTWADSITQQLTRRITADLRAKQKRYWPSELTPAMSSAGQAKLQVKFTQFNGRYTGNAVLSGEYLVIDRDGKLQGVYPFQLQVPLAQSGYDAQVSALSQGVDQLTTQIAQRLMAQ, from the coding sequence ATGAAAACATGGTTAGTCGGTGGATTGACGGCGATCACATTGCTCACTGGGTGCAGCAGTCAGCCTGAAGTGACGCGTGCTACATACTTACTGCCATCAATATCCAATTCAATGGTGGCAACGCACTCCACTCCGCTAGGGCAATCCCAAGCCTTGCTGGTGGTACGTCCTGTTGAAATGGCCGCACATTTAGCGGGGATGGGATTGGTGTACCAAGTCAGTGAGACTGAGATAGTTCAAGCCCAGCAAAACACATGGGCGGACAGTATTACTCAGCAATTGACTCGCCGTATTACTGCGGACTTACGTGCTAAGCAAAAACGTTATTGGCCTAGTGAATTAACGCCTGCAATGTCATCAGCTGGACAAGCCAAGTTACAAGTCAAGTTCACTCAGTTTAATGGGCGCTATACCGGCAATGCTGTGCTCAGTGGTGAGTATTTGGTGATTGATAGAGACGGTAAACTACAGGGCGTTTATCCGTTCCAGTTACAAGTGCCGTTGGCGCAATCTGGTTACGATGCGCAGGTTAGCGCGCTTTCTCAAGGTGTTGATCAGTTAACAACACAGATTGCTCAACGGTTAATGGCTCAGTAA
- the pqiB gene encoding intermembrane transport protein PqiB yields MSDNKPAQAEVQKAKQFSTIWLVPLVAVAIGIWMLIQFVGSKGPTVTLTLKTAEGIEVGKTEIKSLNVKVGVITGVKLSDDYTYITATAQMNKDAARMLKEDTLFWVVKPRIGKEGISGLDTLLSGAYLELQPGRAEKEKLDFTVLETPPVAPPDAKGLRIVLTHREAGKLSITDPVLYEGFTVGRVEKVSFDPETKKANYQLFIFQPYDSLIRKHTKFWLSSGVDLQMSAEGFNLKIGSVESLITGGVSFRVPKGAEPGEQVTKQQTHFKLYSNFKQVRERVFDQYLEYVMMFDESVRGLNVGAPVEYRGIRIGTVKKVPLHLPSKEQGFSTKQIPVLVRIELGRVYKNIDSADLQALKHSLSNEFAKGLRATLKTGSFLTGALFIDTEVYEKADSYPIKHYEQYDIFPTQAGGFAEIQKQVTTLLDKFNDLPLEETLGSLNNSLIASQKTLRSAQAVADSLNKILEQKDTQAIPSDVRKSLQEIQTTLNGFGPDAAPYQNLEQAIARFENVLAELEPVLRQVNEKPNALIFSGEQAKDPVPVAKGQE; encoded by the coding sequence ATGAGTGATAACAAGCCAGCGCAGGCTGAAGTACAAAAAGCGAAGCAGTTTTCAACCATCTGGCTTGTGCCATTAGTGGCTGTTGCTATTGGTATTTGGATGCTAATCCAGTTCGTTGGAAGCAAAGGCCCAACGGTAACCCTGACGTTAAAAACCGCCGAGGGGATCGAGGTCGGTAAAACTGAGATTAAGTCTTTGAACGTGAAGGTTGGGGTGATAACGGGTGTGAAGTTGAGTGATGATTACACCTACATTACAGCAACAGCGCAGATGAACAAAGACGCAGCCCGTATGCTAAAAGAAGATACCCTATTTTGGGTTGTGAAGCCGCGTATTGGCAAAGAGGGGATTTCAGGTTTGGACACCTTGCTGTCTGGTGCGTATTTAGAGCTTCAACCTGGGCGTGCCGAAAAAGAAAAGTTGGACTTCACCGTGTTGGAGACTCCGCCTGTCGCACCGCCTGATGCAAAGGGACTGCGTATTGTATTAACGCATCGCGAAGCGGGTAAGCTAAGCATTACTGATCCTGTACTGTATGAAGGGTTTACCGTTGGTCGAGTGGAGAAAGTCAGCTTTGATCCTGAAACTAAAAAGGCTAACTATCAGCTCTTTATCTTTCAGCCATACGATAGCTTGATCCGTAAGCACACTAAGTTTTGGTTGAGTTCGGGGGTTGATCTGCAAATGTCTGCCGAAGGCTTCAATTTGAAAATTGGCTCGGTAGAGTCTCTGATCACTGGCGGGGTGAGTTTTCGGGTTCCTAAAGGGGCTGAGCCAGGCGAACAGGTGACGAAACAACAAACGCACTTCAAGCTATACAGTAATTTCAAACAAGTACGAGAGCGTGTCTTCGATCAGTATTTAGAATACGTGATGATGTTTGATGAATCTGTACGAGGGTTAAATGTCGGTGCGCCTGTTGAGTACCGCGGTATTCGTATCGGAACCGTGAAGAAAGTGCCGCTACATTTACCCTCGAAAGAGCAGGGGTTTTCGACCAAGCAAATTCCCGTTCTTGTCCGTATTGAGTTAGGCCGAGTTTATAAAAATATTGATTCTGCTGATCTGCAAGCACTCAAACACAGCTTATCAAATGAATTTGCGAAAGGCTTACGTGCAACATTGAAAACAGGCAGCTTTTTAACTGGTGCCTTGTTTATCGATACTGAAGTATACGAAAAAGCGGATAGCTACCCGATTAAGCATTACGAGCAATATGATATTTTCCCAACCCAAGCGGGCGGTTTTGCTGAAATTCAAAAGCAAGTCACCACCTTGTTGGATAAGTTTAATGATCTGCCCTTAGAGGAAACATTAGGTTCACTCAATAACAGCTTGATTGCGTCCCAAAAGACATTGCGTTCGGCACAGGCTGTGGCTGATTCACTCAATAAGATTCTGGAGCAAAAAGATACACAAGCGATTCCATCGGACGTGCGCAAGAGCTTGCAAGAGATCCAAACGACGCTAAATGGATTTGGTCCAGATGCTGCGCCTTATCAGAATTTAGAGCAGGCGATTGCTCGATTTGAAAATGTGCTCGCAGAACTTGAACCTGTTTTACGACAAGTTAACGAAAAACCAAACGCATTGATTTTCAGTGGTGAACAAGCGAAAGATCCTGTTCCAGTAGCAAAAGGACAAGAATAA